Below is a genomic region from Hyla sarda isolate aHylSar1 chromosome 1 unlocalized genomic scaffold, aHylSar1.hap1 SUPER_1_unloc_20, whole genome shotgun sequence.
tgaaaatggcttctctcctgtgtgagttcttttatgtttaacaagatgtaatttctgagtaaaacatttcccacattctgaacatgaaaatggcttctcccctgtgtgagttctttgatgttgaagaaGTTGTGATTTcacaataaaacatttcccacactctgcacaGCAAAAttgcttctcctctgtgtgagtttCTTTATGTACAACAAaacttgatttctgagtaaaacatttcccacattctgagcatgaaaatggcttctccccagtgtgagttctttgatgttgaacaagatgtgatttgtgagtaaaacatttcccacattctgaacataaaaatggcttctccccagtgtgagttctttgatgtccaacaagatctgatttctgagcaaaccatttcccacattctgaacatgaaaacggcttctcccctgtatgagttattttatgtttaacaagatttgatttctgagaaaaacatttcccacattctgaacatgaaaatggcttctctcctgtgtgagttctttgatgttgaacaagttgTGATTTcacaataaaacatttcccacactctgtacagcaaaatggcttctcctctgtTTGAGTTTTTATATGTACAACAAAACTtgatttagaagtaaaacatttcccacattctaagcatgaatatggtttctttcctgtatgagtttgttgatgtccaacaccccttctgtgacctttctgtgatgactgagaagacaggacctgtatataaggatgagatgacagatcttggctgtgaagggctgagggtgtatctgggataatggaatgttcttcatatgtatcttgtgtgatatcatcatctgctttataatctgaagatataagattctcctctgatctcctgctacaagaatctgcagagaataacacagattttattatcagtattaaccctttaacaaccCAG
It encodes:
- the LOC130298090 gene encoding gastrula zinc finger protein XlCGF57.1-like; its protein translation is CSRRSEENLISSDYKADDDITQDTYEEHSIIPDTPSALHSQDLSSHPYIQVLSSQSSQKGHRRGVGHQQTHTGKKPYSCLECGKCFTSKSSFVVHIKTQTEEKPFCCTECGKCFIVKSQLVQHQRTHTGEKPFSCSECGKCFSQKSNLVKHKITHTGEKPFSCSECGKWFAQKSDLVGHQRTHTGEKPFLCSECGKCFTHKSHLVQHQRTHTGEKPFSCSECGKCFTQKSSFVVHKETHTEEKQFCCAECGKCFIVKSQLLQHQRTHTGEKPFSCSECGKCFTQKLHLVKHKRTHTGEKPFSCSECGKCFTQKSHLVRHKRTHTGMKLFSCSECGKSFAQKSSLVGHQRTHTGEKPFSCSECAKCFTHKSHLVQHQRTHTGEKPFSCSECGKCFTEKSCLIKHKRTHTGEKPYSCSECGKYFTQKSSFVVHRKTHTEEKPFCCAECGKCFIVKSQLVQHQRTHTGEKPFSCAECGRCFTQKSHLVQHQITHTGEKPFSCAECGRCFTQKSHLVQHQRTHTGEKPIQINK